A window of the Verrucomicrobiia bacterium genome harbors these coding sequences:
- a CDS encoding glycosyltransferase, producing the protein MPLRVLQLNTLLTGGGTDDQCVKLAGGLHRAGVDVRIAGPAGREFAAEAQRLGVALHDTGAEGPIKLRYIAVVARWIRRWRPDVVHAHHGRDYWPAILATRLSGKRPRLVLSRHLAKSPGSWPGRRFVLGQCDALVACSHFVARVLTEGHADPESPEVERHWRPPMCGDARKILVVYGGFELDRFCPAPSPDPAVGAMRQQWGAEPGDFVFGVVGGFTLPRGKGQREFLAAAARIRPAVPRARFVILGRGSLGPVLEADIRRLGLGSVASLPGHCSDMPTAMNALDCMVHPQIGTEAMPGVVIEAHACGRPVIASSLDGIPEAFEIGGLGRLVPPENVDALAAAMAGVAAADPPSPELRHAVHQRVASRMSLDRYAREMLELYRELLRR; encoded by the coding sequence ATGCCCCTGCGCGTGCTCCAATTGAACACCCTCCTGACCGGAGGCGGCACGGATGACCAGTGCGTAAAGCTGGCCGGCGGACTGCACCGCGCGGGCGTGGACGTCCGGATCGCGGGCCCGGCCGGGCGCGAGTTCGCCGCCGAGGCGCAACGCCTGGGGGTCGCCCTCCACGACACCGGCGCCGAGGGCCCGATCAAGCTGCGCTACATCGCCGTGGTCGCCCGTTGGATCCGGCGGTGGCGTCCGGACGTCGTCCATGCCCACCACGGACGCGACTACTGGCCGGCCATCCTGGCCACCCGGCTGTCCGGGAAACGCCCGCGTCTTGTGTTGTCGCGACATCTGGCCAAGAGCCCGGGTTCGTGGCCCGGACGCCGATTCGTGCTGGGACAATGCGATGCCCTGGTGGCCTGCTCGCACTTCGTGGCCAGGGTGCTCACGGAGGGGCATGCCGATCCGGAGTCCCCGGAGGTCGAGCGGCATTGGCGTCCTCCGATGTGCGGCGATGCCCGGAAAATTCTCGTCGTATATGGCGGGTTCGAGCTGGACCGGTTTTGTCCGGCGCCATCCCCGGACCCGGCGGTAGGGGCGATGCGACAGCAGTGGGGAGCCGAACCCGGCGACTTTGTGTTTGGTGTCGTCGGTGGCTTCACGCTTCCGCGGGGCAAGGGGCAGCGGGAATTCCTTGCGGCCGCTGCGCGCATTCGTCCGGCGGTGCCGCGCGCCCGGTTTGTGATCCTGGGTCGCGGCAGTCTCGGCCCGGTCCTGGAGGCGGATATTCGCAGGCTCGGGCTGGGCAGCGTCGCCTCGCTTCCGGGTCACTGTAGTGACATGCCGACGGCCATGAATGCGTTGGACTGCATGGTGCATCCCCAGATTGGCACCGAGGCGATGCCCGGAGTGGTCATCGAGGCGCATGCGTGCGGGCGTCCAGTGATCGCCTCGTCCCTTGATGGCATTCCGGAAGCATTTGAAATCGGGGGACTCGGCCGTCTGGTGCCTCCCGAGAATGTGGACGCACTGGCCGCCGCGATGGCCGGCGTGGCGGCCGCGGATCCGCCGTCCCCGGAACTCCGGCACGCCGTCCATCAACGGGTCGCGTCGCGCATGTCGTTGGACCGGTATGCGCGGGAGATGCTTGAGCTCTATCGGGAGTTGCTTCGGCGGTGA
- the typA gene encoding translational GTPase TypA: protein MLHIRNIAIIAHVDHGKTTLVDCLLKQSGTFRENQHEIREERLMDSMDLEKEKGITIRAKNAAFKYKNYHINIVDTPGHADFGGEVERIMNMIDGVLLVVDSAEGPQAQTRFVLRKALEAGAKPIVVINKIDRENAQPKKVLDQVFELFMALNATDEQLDFPFIYCSAKEGYAKVELDHVTGTMEPLFEAITRHIPPPRAHAGDGFQLLVANLDYSDYLGRIAFGKIYEGKVRVGDPAICRHGSGRITRNKVTAIYHFEGMKRIEIQEAHAGDIVGITGFEEVFIGETICDSEARPALPYIPTDPPTIQMEFAVNDGPLSGQEGKMVTARHLWERLVKETRTNVALRVAQTPDPKVFSVSGRGEMQIAILVEQMRREGYEVLVSRPEVLWKKDADGNPLEPIEKVFVDVPSENLGAILENLSHRKAQITGMNHVGNQVSVEALVPMRGLIGFETDLVNSTKGMGVMSHLFHEYGPDRGEIAARKNGSLVAMEAGEATSYALNMVQERGRLMVVPGDAVYVGQIVGENAREEDIPVNPVKEKKLTNMRSQGDGKGIQLNAPLKLSLERALEYIDVDEYVEATPKSLRLRKKILDENQRKRAEKSRKLRFVAE, encoded by the coding sequence ATGTTGCACATCCGGAACATCGCCATCATCGCCCACGTGGACCACGGCAAGACCACCCTGGTGGACTGCCTGCTGAAGCAATCCGGCACCTTCCGCGAAAACCAGCACGAAATCCGTGAGGAACGCCTCATGGACTCCATGGATCTGGAGAAGGAGAAGGGCATCACCATCCGGGCCAAGAATGCGGCCTTCAAATACAAGAACTACCACATCAACATCGTGGACACCCCGGGCCACGCCGACTTCGGAGGCGAGGTCGAGCGGATCATGAACATGATTGACGGCGTGCTGCTCGTCGTGGATTCGGCCGAGGGTCCGCAGGCGCAGACGCGGTTTGTACTGCGCAAGGCGCTGGAGGCCGGGGCCAAGCCGATCGTGGTGATCAACAAGATTGACCGGGAGAACGCCCAGCCCAAGAAGGTGCTCGACCAGGTGTTCGAGCTGTTCATGGCGCTGAATGCCACGGACGAGCAACTCGACTTCCCCTTCATCTACTGCTCGGCCAAGGAGGGCTACGCCAAGGTCGAACTCGACCACGTCACGGGCACCATGGAACCGCTCTTTGAGGCGATCACCCGGCACATCCCGCCGCCGCGCGCCCATGCCGGCGACGGGTTCCAGTTGCTCGTGGCCAACCTGGATTACAGCGACTACCTGGGCCGGATCGCGTTCGGCAAGATCTACGAGGGCAAGGTGCGCGTCGGCGATCCCGCCATCTGCCGCCATGGCAGCGGCCGGATCACCCGAAACAAGGTCACCGCCATCTACCATTTTGAGGGGATGAAGCGCATCGAGATCCAGGAGGCCCACGCCGGCGACATCGTCGGCATCACGGGCTTCGAGGAGGTGTTCATCGGCGAGACGATCTGCGACAGCGAGGCCCGCCCGGCGCTGCCGTACATCCCCACCGATCCGCCGACGATCCAGATGGAATTCGCGGTCAACGACGGCCCGCTGTCCGGACAGGAGGGCAAGATGGTCACCGCCCGGCACCTTTGGGAACGGCTGGTGAAGGAAACCCGCACGAACGTGGCGCTCCGGGTGGCCCAGACGCCGGATCCCAAGGTGTTCTCCGTCTCCGGACGCGGTGAGATGCAAATCGCCATCCTGGTCGAGCAGATGCGCCGCGAAGGCTATGAGGTGCTGGTGTCGCGTCCCGAGGTGCTCTGGAAGAAGGATGCCGACGGCAACCCGCTGGAGCCGATCGAAAAGGTGTTCGTGGACGTGCCGTCGGAAAACCTCGGCGCCATCCTTGAGAACCTCTCCCATCGCAAGGCCCAGATCACCGGGATGAACCACGTGGGAAATCAGGTTTCCGTCGAGGCCCTCGTTCCGATGCGCGGGCTGATCGGATTCGAGACCGACCTCGTCAATTCCACCAAGGGCATGGGGGTGATGAGCCACCTGTTCCACGAATACGGACCCGACCGCGGCGAAATTGCCGCCCGCAAGAACGGATCCCTCGTGGCCATGGAGGCCGGGGAGGCGACGTCCTACGCCCTCAACATGGTGCAGGAACGCGGACGCCTGATGGTCGTGCCGGGCGACGCCGTCTACGTCGGGCAGATCGTCGGCGAGAACGCCCGCGAGGAGGACATCCCGGTCAATCCGGTAAAGGAGAAGAAGCTCACCAACATGCGGTCCCAGGGGGATGGCAAGGGCATCCAGCTCAACGCCCCTCTCAAGCTCAGCCTGGAGCGTGCGCTGGAGTACATTGACGTGGACGAATACGTCGAGGCGACGCCGAAGAGCCTGCGTCTGCGCAAGAAAATCCTCGACGAGAACCAGCGCAAGCGGGCCGAAAAGTCCCGCAAGCTCCGCTTCGTGGCGGAGTAG
- a CDS encoding RbsD/FucU family protein, protein MLKHSLIHPEINAVLGRAGHHSRVLIADGNYPAATKKGPNATVVSLNLSPGCVTVLQALRAVLGAVPVDEIHTMGIPPDDPYAAYGEPPVWAEFRAEIAAAGLGLSLAPIQKWDFYRAVESPDHVLTIQTGDLSLWANVLLTLGCRTA, encoded by the coding sequence ATGCTGAAGCACTCCCTGATTCATCCGGAGATCAATGCGGTGCTGGGCCGTGCCGGCCACCATTCGCGAGTGCTGATCGCCGACGGTAACTACCCGGCGGCCACCAAGAAGGGGCCCAATGCCACCGTGGTCTCGCTGAATCTGTCGCCCGGGTGCGTCACCGTGCTCCAGGCGCTCCGTGCGGTGCTCGGCGCGGTGCCCGTGGACGAGATTCACACGATGGGCATTCCGCCAGACGATCCGTATGCCGCGTACGGCGAGCCGCCGGTCTGGGCCGAATTCCGGGCCGAAATCGCCGCCGCCGGTCTGGGCCTGTCGCTGGCACCAATCCAGAAGTGGGATTTCTACCGTGCGGTGGAGTCGCCGGACCATGTGCTCACGATTCAGACCGGGGACCTGTCCCTGTGGGCCAATGTGCTGCTCACCCTTGGCTGTCGCACGGCGTGA
- a CDS encoding type II toxin-antitoxin system Phd/YefM family antitoxin encodes MKVATVTESKNNLSELLRAAKAGHGVLILDRDVPVARLEPVIANTLPEDLRLAALEREGLIRRPRQAGSIFEQLRALPAPRLEPGRSGVNAVIAEREENR; translated from the coding sequence ATGAAAGTAGCCACGGTAACCGAATCAAAAAACAATCTGAGCGAACTCCTCCGGGCGGCCAAGGCGGGCCACGGCGTCCTGATCCTCGACCGCGACGTTCCGGTGGCACGCTTGGAGCCGGTGATCGCCAACACGCTGCCCGAGGACCTTCGGCTGGCGGCCTTGGAGCGTGAGGGACTCATCCGCCGCCCCCGACAGGCGGGATCCATCTTCGAACAGCTCCGGGCACTTCCGGCGCCGCGACTCGAACCGGGCCGGAGCGGCGTCAACGCCGTGATCGCGGAACGCGAGGAGAATCGGTGA
- a CDS encoding twin-arginine translocation signal domain-containing protein, whose product MLAPGRPVSRRRFLRQAAGGAGAMAGGLSWSQPAGDRPVPSEGVRVLLPRDRVPVGLIIDDSTCLVNLNRFAMPQFDEAFGYANPAYHRDWREWPVEIPDRFVRTFAEWCATEGVKGKYSVVPQPACVGRLDRGLPGWTRRELDESLDLLRTTLAPNWDFHPEMVTHTRVIDLRTGHPFPEVSLRTMENWEWTTGRSADEIAAYQAYALRILKEVGLHCEGVTTPGGYGTRALPQLAEASLQSVREVFGAEIPHYFRHLYDTGDESVAPRVELAAGLQGPDPRCVVSMIACTGDWTGGWDNSEPEGADRFITADGQAGRLVEVIGRGEPAMMLAHWTGFYFNGLHTGFHVFQEVVRRLKEHYDHLHWMKLSELSRYWAARELTTLTHQTGALALHAPFSCPDLTLRWSAMPTGPLKLRRAGDVVPLREVSGPRLLERNTWCRNGPEMTACLDLPRGRSRLEWE is encoded by the coding sequence ATGCTTGCACCCGGTCGCCCTGTTTCACGTCGCCGCTTCCTGCGCCAGGCCGCCGGCGGGGCTGGTGCCATGGCAGGCGGCCTCTCCTGGTCCCAGCCGGCGGGGGACCGTCCCGTCCCGTCCGAGGGGGTACGGGTGCTGCTCCCGCGGGACCGTGTGCCGGTGGGCCTCATCATTGACGACTCCACCTGCCTCGTGAACCTGAACCGGTTCGCGATGCCGCAGTTCGACGAGGCATTCGGATACGCCAATCCGGCGTATCACCGCGACTGGCGCGAGTGGCCGGTGGAGATCCCCGACCGGTTTGTGCGCACCTTCGCCGAGTGGTGCGCCACTGAGGGGGTGAAGGGCAAATACAGTGTCGTGCCCCAGCCTGCCTGCGTCGGACGACTTGACCGCGGGCTGCCCGGCTGGACCCGCCGCGAGCTCGACGAGTCCCTGGACCTGTTGCGCACCACGCTCGCGCCGAACTGGGATTTCCATCCGGAAATGGTCACGCACACGCGGGTCATTGACCTGCGCACCGGACACCCCTTCCCGGAGGTTTCGCTGCGCACGATGGAGAACTGGGAATGGACCACGGGACGCAGCGCGGACGAAATCGCCGCCTACCAGGCGTATGCGCTGCGCATCCTCAAGGAGGTCGGACTCCACTGCGAGGGGGTCACCACCCCGGGCGGCTATGGCACCCGCGCTCTGCCACAGCTCGCCGAGGCCAGCCTGCAGTCGGTCCGGGAGGTCTTCGGGGCCGAAATCCCGCACTACTTCCGGCACCTGTACGATACGGGTGACGAAAGCGTTGCGCCGCGGGTGGAACTCGCGGCCGGACTTCAGGGTCCGGACCCGCGCTGCGTTGTCAGCATGATCGCCTGCACCGGCGACTGGACGGGCGGCTGGGACAACTCGGAGCCGGAGGGTGCCGACCGCTTCATCACTGCCGACGGGCAGGCGGGCCGGCTGGTCGAGGTCATCGGACGGGGCGAACCTGCGATGATGCTCGCCCACTGGACAGGATTCTATTTCAACGGGCTGCACACCGGGTTTCATGTCTTCCAGGAAGTCGTCCGACGGCTCAAGGAGCATTACGACCACCTGCACTGGATGAAGCTCAGCGAGTTGTCCCGGTACTGGGCGGCACGTGAGCTGACCACGCTGACGCACCAGACCGGCGCTCTCGCCCTGCACGCGCCGTTTTCCTGTCCCGACCTCACCCTCCGCTGGAGCGCCATGCCCACCGGCCCGTTGAAGCTGCGGCGCGCCGGCGACGTGGTGCCCTTGCGGGAGGTATCCGGACCCCGCCTTCTCGAGCGCAACACCTGGTGTCGAAACGGGCCGGAGATGACCGCCTGCCTGGATCTTCCGCGGGGCAGGTCCCGGCTGGAGTGGGAGTGA
- a CDS encoding type II secretion system protein, which yields MTAESCRRPGARVALAFTLIELLVVIAIIAILAGMLLPALGKAKMRGVTVRCLSNLRQIGVTMAMYTGDHQDRFPYSGRAWPHMPFVDLLHLFNPYISTNNRSFYLCPGDKPPPWNVAWVRVHGAGNGGIRTNDLLFGNSYYYYHQFYNDDQGARLTQRRTTEVGSPSKKAITSCFAEPEFGNAFDRNLAHGRGGWPLLFVDGHSEYVKTNRMNRTAPYGEFNLDWTIGGLRTGEDLK from the coding sequence ATGACCGCGGAATCCTGTCGAAGGCCCGGGGCGCGCGTGGCGCTTGCGTTTACGCTCATCGAGCTTCTCGTGGTCATCGCCATCATCGCGATTCTTGCCGGCATGCTGCTGCCGGCGCTCGGAAAGGCGAAGATGCGCGGGGTGACCGTCCGCTGCCTGTCCAACCTGCGCCAGATCGGTGTCACGATGGCGATGTACACCGGGGATCACCAGGACCGCTTCCCCTACTCGGGGCGCGCCTGGCCGCACATGCCCTTCGTGGATCTGCTCCACCTCTTCAATCCCTACATCAGCACCAACAACCGGTCGTTCTACCTGTGCCCCGGCGACAAGCCACCCCCGTGGAACGTGGCCTGGGTGCGGGTCCATGGCGCGGGCAACGGGGGCATCCGGACCAATGATCTGCTCTTCGGCAACTCCTACTATTACTATCACCAGTTCTACAACGACGACCAGGGAGCCCGCCTGACGCAGCGACGGACGACCGAAGTCGGCTCCCCCTCCAAGAAGGCCATCACCAGCTGCTTTGCCGAGCCCGAATTTGGGAATGCGTTTGACCGGAATCTCGCGCACGGGCGCGGGGGCTGGCCGCTGCTGTTTGTGGACGGCCACTCCGAGTATGTGAAGACCAACCGCATGAACCGCACCGCACCATACGGCGAGTTCAATCTGGACTGGACGATCGGGGGCCTGCGGACCGGCGAGGACCTCAAGTAA
- a CDS encoding type II toxin-antitoxin system VapC family toxin, with amino-acid sequence MKFWDTSALVPLMVQEPATTAREHLLRSDLTILVWWATAVECASALRRLVREGALRAADAEAAEARLRQFEQFWVAVEPADPVRRQAARLLRIHPLRAADALQLAAALVACQHDPRTLPFVCADDRLATAARLEGFDVLT; translated from the coding sequence GTGAAGTTTTGGGACACCTCGGCCCTGGTGCCCCTGATGGTCCAGGAGCCCGCCACCACGGCCCGGGAGCACCTCCTCCGATCTGACCTCACCATTTTGGTCTGGTGGGCAACCGCGGTGGAGTGCGCCTCCGCCCTGCGGCGACTGGTCCGGGAGGGGGCGTTGCGTGCGGCAGACGCGGAGGCCGCCGAAGCGCGACTGCGCCAGTTCGAACAATTCTGGGTGGCGGTGGAGCCGGCGGATCCTGTCCGCAGGCAGGCCGCTCGCCTGCTCCGCATCCACCCGCTGCGCGCGGCAGACGCGCTTCAGCTGGCCGCAGCCCTGGTCGCCTGCCAGCATGATCCCCGCACCCTTCCGTTCGTCTGCGCCGATGACCGGTTGGCTACCGCCGCCAGATTGGAGGGGTTTGATGTGTTGACCTGA